In the Phaseolus vulgaris cultivar G19833 chromosome 7, P. vulgaris v2.0, whole genome shotgun sequence genome, one interval contains:
- the LOC137828652 gene encoding alanine--tRNA ligase, chloroplastic/mitochondrial-like isoform X4 — protein sequence MGIPMEGLAFLPFAHSQLLLPLPKLAAISSPNNINNTNGFVFLRPHRRRCFRFRTSLFSKAQVLPLPQHQQQRQQVTVNRNCVSGDSIRQRFLHFYASRGHNLLPSASLVPDDPTVLLTIAGMLQFKPIFLGKVPRQVPCAATAQRCIRTNDIDKVGLTSRHHSFFEMLGNFSFGDYFKKQAILWAWELSTSEFGLPPDRLWVSVYEDDDEAFQLWSDEIGVPVERIKRLGEEDNFWTSGVTGPCGPCSEIYYDFHPERGYVDADLNDDTRFIEFYNLVFMQYNKKDDGSLEPLKQKNIDTGLGLERMARILQQVPNNYETDLIFPIIEEASKLANVSYGIADDQTKRNLKIIGDHMRAIVFLISDGIVPSNVGRGYVVRRLIRRVARTGRLLGIKGDSRGDLEGAFLPIIAEKVVELSTHSEADVKNKAPRIFEELKREELRFVQTLERGEKLLEEKLSDALSSAERNGTVPCMAGEDVFLLYDTYGYPMEITKEVAEEHGVSIDMDGFDIEMEKQRRQSQAAHNTVKLTIENGENIAENVPDTEFIGYDRLHCKAMIESLMVNGNPAVQVSEGSNVEVLLNKTPFYAESGGQIGDHGFLYISEGDDQPKAVVEIIDVQKSLGNIFVHKGTVQKGVVEVGKEVEAAVDMKLRQRAKVHHTATHLLQTALKKVIGQETSQAGSLVAFDCLRFDFNFHRPLHDSELAEIEVLINGWIEDATLLQTKVMPLADAKSAGAIAMFGEKYGEEVRVVEIPGVSMELCGGTHVNNTSEICGFKIISEQGIASGIRRIEAVAGEAFIENINARDFYLKQLCSTLKANFKSTLSTESLLTNEEAVIDAAASEALALAKAAVKVAKDAALLVKKKPQAEAEYRSHVSSKSDDLFLKWFQHMDVEDGVAGESMGAGAEMMEGVDLSPSEEESDVEPSHEELESLQEQLSNCIAVRSRRQPERKAKRVRAAEKASTNVASFKPGSSSRKKRVSMQEVDYSDPLRYLRTTTTTSRLLTSTEEIKLSEGIQDLLKLERIQEDLVERCGGQPTFAQWAAVAGVDQKTLRKRLSHGRFCKDKMIKSNIRLVISIAKNYQGSGMNLQDLVQEGCRGLVKGAEKFDGTKGFKFSTYAHWWIKQAVRKSLSDQSRTIRLPFHMVEATYRVKEARKQLYSENGRQPDDEEVAEAAGLSMKRLTAVLLTPKAPRSLEQKIGINQNLKPSEIISDPDAETTEEQLLKQFMKKDLQEALDSLTLRERQVVRWRFGMDDGRTKTLQQIGEMMGVSRERIRQIESSAFKKLKNKKRTKHFQQYLVP from the exons ATGGGCATTCCCATGGAAGGGTTGGCGTTTCTTCCATTTGCACACTCACAACTCCTCCTCCCGCTTCCAAAGCTTGCCGCCATTTCCAGtcctaacaatattaataataccaATG GATTTGTGTTCCTCAGACCGCACCGTCGACGCTGCTTTCGTTTTCGCACTTCATTGTTTTCCAAGGCACAGGTCCTTCCTCTTCCCCAACACCAACAGCAACGGCAACAAGTCACAGTGAATCGCAATTGTGTGAGTGGGGATTCCATACGTCAGagatttcttcatttttatgCTTCCCGCGGTCACAACCTCCTTCCCAGTGCTTCTCTCGTCCCCGATGATCCCACTGTTCTACTCACCATCGCAGGGATGCTCCAATTCAAGCCCATCTTCCTCGGCAAG GTTCCAAGACAAGTACCTTGTGCTGCTACTGCACAGAGATGCATCCGTACTAATGATATCGACAAAGTTGGCCTAACTTCCAGACATCATTCCTTCTTTGAAATGCTTGGAAACTTCAGCTTTGGTGATTACTTCAAAAAACAAGCTATTCTATGGGCGTGGGAGCTTTCCACCTCAGA GTTTGGTTTGCCACCGGACCGATTGTGGGTTAGTGTttatgaagatgatgatgaagctTTTCAGCTATGGTCTGATGAG ATTGGTGTCCCAGTTGAACGTATAAAAAGGTTGGGAGAAGAAGACAACTTCTGGACCAGTGGAGTGACAGGTCCCTGTGGCCCTTGCTCagaaatttattatgattttcaTCCCGAGAGGGGATATGTAGATGCT GATCTCAATGATGATACAAGGTTTATAGAGTTCTACAACTTAGTCTTCATGCAATACAACAAAAAGGATGATGGTTCTCTTGAACCTCTAAAACAGAAGAACATAGACACTGGCCTTGGACTGGAGCGTATGGCTCGTATTCTACAACAG GTTCCAAACAATTATGAAACTGACTTGATTTTCCCCATCATAGAGGAGGCCTCTAAGTTAGCAAATGTTTCTTATGGTATTGCTGATGATCAGACAAAGAGGAATCTCAAA ATTATAGGAGATCACATGCGTGCAATTGTATTTCTCATCTCTGATGGAATTGTCCCATCAAATGTTGGGAGAGGTTATGTGGTTCGACGGCTTATTAGAAGGGTTGCTCGTACAGGCAGGTTGCTTGGTATAAAGGGTGATAGTAGGGGAGACCTTGAAGGAGCGTTTTTACCAATTATTGCTGAGAAGGTTGTGGAATTAAGTACCCACAGTGAGGCTGATGTGAAGAACAAAGCGCCTCGTATCTTTGAGGAGCTGAAGAGAGAAGAGCTTCGGTTTGTGCAGACACTGGAGAGAGGAGAAAAGTTGCTTGAGGAGAAACTTTCTGATGCCTTATCAAGTGCAGAGAGAAATGGAACTGTTCCTTGCATGGCTGGCGAAGATGTGTTTCTATTGTATGATACTTATGGATATCCAAtggaaataacaaaagaagtGGCTGAAGAACATGGTGTGAGTATCGATATGGATGGTTTTGATATTGAGATGGAGAAGCAAAGGCGTCAATCTCAAGCTGCACATAATACTGTCAAGCTTACCATTGAAAATGGGGAAAATATTGCAGAGAATGTACCTGACACTGAATTTATTGGATATGACAGACTTCATTGTAAAGCAATGATAGAAAGCCTCATGGTGAATGGAAATCCAGCTGTCCAGGTCAGTGAAGGGAGTAATGTGGAAGTTTTACTGAATAAGACTCCATTTTATGCTGAATCAGGGGGTCAAATTGGCGATCATGGTTTTCTATATATTTCAGAGGGTGATGATCAACCAAAAGCTGTTGTGGAGATAATAGATGTTCAGAAATCATTAGGCAACATATTTGTGCATAAGGGTACAGTCCAAAAGGGTGTTGTAGAGGTTGGCAAAGAAGTGGAAGCAGCAGTTGATATGAAGCTGAGACAGCGAGCTAAG GTCCATCATACTGCTACTCATTTACTACAAACTGCCcttaaaaaagttattggtcAGGAGACCTCACAAGCTGGTTCACTGGTGGCATTTGATTGTCTCAGGTTTGATTTCAACTTCCACCGACCACTTCATGATTCTGAACTTGCTGAAATTGAAGTGCTAATTAATGGATGGATTGAAGATGCAACACTACTTCAAACCAAAGTGATGCCTCTCGCTGATGCAAAAAGTGCTGGGGCTATTGCAATGTTTGGAGAAAAATATGGAGAAGAG GTACGTGTCGTAGAGATTCCTGGTGTATCAATGGAACTATGTGGTGGGACTCACGTCAATAATACTTCTGAAATTTGcggttttaaaataatatcagaACAGGGTATTGCATCTGGAATCAGGCGTATTGAAGCTGTAGCTGGTGAAGCCTTCATTGAAAATATCAATGCCCGAGACTTTTATCTAAAGCAGCTATGTTCCACTCTCAAA GCAAACTTTAAATCAACCTTATCTACGGAATCGCTTCTTACTAATGAGGAGGCTGTAATAGATGCTGCTGCATCTGAAGCCCTTGCTCTTGCTAAAGCAGCTGTGAAGGTTGCAAAGGATGCAGCTTTACTAGTAAAAAAGAAGCCCCAAGCAGAAGCAGAGTATAGATCCCATGTTTCTTCAAAATCTGATGATTTATTTCTCAAATGGTTTCAACATATGGATGTGGAAGATGGTGTAGCAGGGGAATCCATGGGTGCTGGAGCAGAAATGATGGAAGGTGTTGACCTAAGCCCCAGTGAAGAGGAATCTGATGTAGAACCTTCCCATGAGGAACTTGAGAGCCTGCAGGAACAACTTTCCAACTGTATAGCTGTAAGATCTAGGCGCCAACCAGAAAGAAAAGCTAAAAGAGTCAGAGCAGCAGAGAAGGCTTCCACAAATGTTGCATCTTTTAAGCCTGGCTCCTCCAGCAGAAAAAAGCGTGTTTCCATGCAAGAAGTAGATTATTCAGATCCACTTCGTTACTTAAGAACAACAACCACTACTTCTAGGCTTCTCACCTCAACTGAAGAAATCAAGTTGTCAGAAGGAATACAG GACCTTCTAAAGCTTGAAAGAATCCAGGAGGATCTTGTAGAAAGATGTGGTGGTCAGCCCACATTTGCTCAATGGGCTGCGGTGGCAGGGGTAGATCAGAAGACACTTAGGAAACGTTTAAGTCATGGTAGATTTTGCAAAGACAAAATGATTAAAAGCAATATAAGACTTGTCATATCAATTGCAAAGAATTATCAGGGATCTGGGATGAATCTGCAAGATCTTGTCCAG GAAGGATGTCGAGGCCTTGTAAAAGGTGCTGAAAAGTTTGATGGTACCAAGGGTTTCAAATTCTCCACCTATGCTCATTGGTGGATTAAACAGGCTGTTCGGAAATCACTTTCTGATCAGTCAAGAACTATTCGCTTGCCA TTCCACATGGTGGAGGCGACTTACAGAGTGAAGGAGGCAAGAAAACAATTGTACAGTGAAAATGGAAGACAGCCTGATGATGAAGAAGTTGCTGAAGCAGCTGGGTTGTCTATGAAGAGGCTTACTGCTGTACTTTTGACTCCAAAAGCTCCCAGATCTCTGGAACAGAAGATTGGAATCAACCAAAATCTTAAACCTTCA GAAATAATTTCTGATCCTGACGCTGAAACAACTGAAGAACAGCTCCTTAAGCAATTCATGAAGAAGGACCTGCAAGAGGCACTGGACAGTCTTACTTTAAGGGAGAGACAGGTGGTAAGATGGAGATTTGGCATGGATGATGGAAGGACGAAGACCCTACAACAGATAGGGGAGATGATGGGTGTGAGTAGGGAGAGAATTAGGCAAATTGAGTCGAGTGCTTTTAAGAAGCTTAAGAACAAGAAGAGAACCAAACATTTCCAGCAGTATTTGGTTCCATAA
- the LOC137828652 gene encoding alanine--tRNA ligase, chloroplastic/mitochondrial-like isoform X3: protein MGIPMEGLAFLPFAHSQLLLPLPKLAAISSPNNINNTNGFVFLRPHRRRCFRFRTSLFSKAQVLPLPQHQQQRQQVTVNRNCVSGDSIRQRFLHFYASRGHNLLPSASLVPDDPTVLLTIAGMLQFKPIFLGKVPRQVPCAATAQRCIRTNDIDKVGLTSRHHSFFEMLGNFSFGDYFKKQAILWAWELSTSEFGLPPDRLWVSVYEDDDEAFQLWSDEIGVPVERIKRLGEEDNFWTSGVTGPCGPCSEIYYDFHPERGYVDADLNDDTRFIEFYNLVFMQYNKKDDGSLEPLKQKNIDTGLGLERMARILQQVPNNYETDLIFPIIEEASKLANVSYGIADDQTKRNLKIIGDHMRAIVFLISDGIVPSNVGRGYVVRRLIRRVARTGRLLGIKGDSRGDLEGAFLPIIAEKVVELSTHSEADVKNKAPRIFEELKREELRFVQTLERGEKLLEEKLSDALSSAERNGTVPCMAGEDVFLLYDTYGYPMEITKEVAEEHGVSIDMDGFDIEMEKQRRQSQAAHNTVKLTIENGENIAENVPDTEFIGYDRLHCKAMIESLMVNGNPAVQVSEGSNVEVLLNKTPFYAESGGQIGDHGFLYISEGDDQPKAVVEIIDVQKSLGNIFVHKGTVQKGVVEVGKEVEAAVDMKLRQRAKVHHTATHLLQTALKKVIGQETSQAGSLVAFDCLRFDFNFHRPLHDSELAEIEVLINGWIEDATLLQTKVMPLADAKSAGAIAMFGEKYGEEVRVVEIPGVSMELCGGTHVNNTSEICGFKIISEQGIASGIRRIEAVAGEAFIENINARDFYLKQLCSTLKQANFKSTLSTESLLTNEEAVIDAAASEALALAKAAVKVAKDAALLVKKKPQAEAEYRSHVSSKSDDLFLKWFQHMDVEDGVAGESMGAGAEMMEGVDLSPSEEESDVEPSHEELESLQEQLSNCIAVRSRRQPERKAKRVRAAEKASTNVASFKPGSSSRKKRVSMQEVDYSDPLRYLRTTTTTSRLLTSTEEIKLSEGIQDLLKLERIQEDLVERCGGQPTFAQWAAVAGVDQKTLRKRLSHGRFCKDKMIKSNIRLVISIAKNYQGSGMNLQDLVQEGCRGLVKGAEKFDGTKGFKFSTYAHWWIKQAVRKSLSDQSRTIRLPFHMVEATYRVKEARKQLYSENGRQPDDEEVAEAAGLSMKRLTAVLLTPKAPRSLEQKIGINQNLKPSEIISDPDAETTEEQLLKQFMKKDLQEALDSLTLRERQVVRWRFGMDDGRTKTLQQIGEMMGVSRERIRQIESSAFKKLKNKKRTKHFQQYLVP, encoded by the exons ATGGGCATTCCCATGGAAGGGTTGGCGTTTCTTCCATTTGCACACTCACAACTCCTCCTCCCGCTTCCAAAGCTTGCCGCCATTTCCAGtcctaacaatattaataataccaATG GATTTGTGTTCCTCAGACCGCACCGTCGACGCTGCTTTCGTTTTCGCACTTCATTGTTTTCCAAGGCACAGGTCCTTCCTCTTCCCCAACACCAACAGCAACGGCAACAAGTCACAGTGAATCGCAATTGTGTGAGTGGGGATTCCATACGTCAGagatttcttcatttttatgCTTCCCGCGGTCACAACCTCCTTCCCAGTGCTTCTCTCGTCCCCGATGATCCCACTGTTCTACTCACCATCGCAGGGATGCTCCAATTCAAGCCCATCTTCCTCGGCAAG GTTCCAAGACAAGTACCTTGTGCTGCTACTGCACAGAGATGCATCCGTACTAATGATATCGACAAAGTTGGCCTAACTTCCAGACATCATTCCTTCTTTGAAATGCTTGGAAACTTCAGCTTTGGTGATTACTTCAAAAAACAAGCTATTCTATGGGCGTGGGAGCTTTCCACCTCAGA GTTTGGTTTGCCACCGGACCGATTGTGGGTTAGTGTttatgaagatgatgatgaagctTTTCAGCTATGGTCTGATGAG ATTGGTGTCCCAGTTGAACGTATAAAAAGGTTGGGAGAAGAAGACAACTTCTGGACCAGTGGAGTGACAGGTCCCTGTGGCCCTTGCTCagaaatttattatgattttcaTCCCGAGAGGGGATATGTAGATGCT GATCTCAATGATGATACAAGGTTTATAGAGTTCTACAACTTAGTCTTCATGCAATACAACAAAAAGGATGATGGTTCTCTTGAACCTCTAAAACAGAAGAACATAGACACTGGCCTTGGACTGGAGCGTATGGCTCGTATTCTACAACAG GTTCCAAACAATTATGAAACTGACTTGATTTTCCCCATCATAGAGGAGGCCTCTAAGTTAGCAAATGTTTCTTATGGTATTGCTGATGATCAGACAAAGAGGAATCTCAAA ATTATAGGAGATCACATGCGTGCAATTGTATTTCTCATCTCTGATGGAATTGTCCCATCAAATGTTGGGAGAGGTTATGTGGTTCGACGGCTTATTAGAAGGGTTGCTCGTACAGGCAGGTTGCTTGGTATAAAGGGTGATAGTAGGGGAGACCTTGAAGGAGCGTTTTTACCAATTATTGCTGAGAAGGTTGTGGAATTAAGTACCCACAGTGAGGCTGATGTGAAGAACAAAGCGCCTCGTATCTTTGAGGAGCTGAAGAGAGAAGAGCTTCGGTTTGTGCAGACACTGGAGAGAGGAGAAAAGTTGCTTGAGGAGAAACTTTCTGATGCCTTATCAAGTGCAGAGAGAAATGGAACTGTTCCTTGCATGGCTGGCGAAGATGTGTTTCTATTGTATGATACTTATGGATATCCAAtggaaataacaaaagaagtGGCTGAAGAACATGGTGTGAGTATCGATATGGATGGTTTTGATATTGAGATGGAGAAGCAAAGGCGTCAATCTCAAGCTGCACATAATACTGTCAAGCTTACCATTGAAAATGGGGAAAATATTGCAGAGAATGTACCTGACACTGAATTTATTGGATATGACAGACTTCATTGTAAAGCAATGATAGAAAGCCTCATGGTGAATGGAAATCCAGCTGTCCAGGTCAGTGAAGGGAGTAATGTGGAAGTTTTACTGAATAAGACTCCATTTTATGCTGAATCAGGGGGTCAAATTGGCGATCATGGTTTTCTATATATTTCAGAGGGTGATGATCAACCAAAAGCTGTTGTGGAGATAATAGATGTTCAGAAATCATTAGGCAACATATTTGTGCATAAGGGTACAGTCCAAAAGGGTGTTGTAGAGGTTGGCAAAGAAGTGGAAGCAGCAGTTGATATGAAGCTGAGACAGCGAGCTAAG GTCCATCATACTGCTACTCATTTACTACAAACTGCCcttaaaaaagttattggtcAGGAGACCTCACAAGCTGGTTCACTGGTGGCATTTGATTGTCTCAGGTTTGATTTCAACTTCCACCGACCACTTCATGATTCTGAACTTGCTGAAATTGAAGTGCTAATTAATGGATGGATTGAAGATGCAACACTACTTCAAACCAAAGTGATGCCTCTCGCTGATGCAAAAAGTGCTGGGGCTATTGCAATGTTTGGAGAAAAATATGGAGAAGAG GTACGTGTCGTAGAGATTCCTGGTGTATCAATGGAACTATGTGGTGGGACTCACGTCAATAATACTTCTGAAATTTGcggttttaaaataatatcagaACAGGGTATTGCATCTGGAATCAGGCGTATTGAAGCTGTAGCTGGTGAAGCCTTCATTGAAAATATCAATGCCCGAGACTTTTATCTAAAGCAGCTATGTTCCACTCTCAAA CAGGCAAACTTTAAATCAACCTTATCTACGGAATCGCTTCTTACTAATGAGGAGGCTGTAATAGATGCTGCTGCATCTGAAGCCCTTGCTCTTGCTAAAGCAGCTGTGAAGGTTGCAAAGGATGCAGCTTTACTAGTAAAAAAGAAGCCCCAAGCAGAAGCAGAGTATAGATCCCATGTTTCTTCAAAATCTGATGATTTATTTCTCAAATGGTTTCAACATATGGATGTGGAAGATGGTGTAGCAGGGGAATCCATGGGTGCTGGAGCAGAAATGATGGAAGGTGTTGACCTAAGCCCCAGTGAAGAGGAATCTGATGTAGAACCTTCCCATGAGGAACTTGAGAGCCTGCAGGAACAACTTTCCAACTGTATAGCTGTAAGATCTAGGCGCCAACCAGAAAGAAAAGCTAAAAGAGTCAGAGCAGCAGAGAAGGCTTCCACAAATGTTGCATCTTTTAAGCCTGGCTCCTCCAGCAGAAAAAAGCGTGTTTCCATGCAAGAAGTAGATTATTCAGATCCACTTCGTTACTTAAGAACAACAACCACTACTTCTAGGCTTCTCACCTCAACTGAAGAAATCAAGTTGTCAGAAGGAATACAG GACCTTCTAAAGCTTGAAAGAATCCAGGAGGATCTTGTAGAAAGATGTGGTGGTCAGCCCACATTTGCTCAATGGGCTGCGGTGGCAGGGGTAGATCAGAAGACACTTAGGAAACGTTTAAGTCATGGTAGATTTTGCAAAGACAAAATGATTAAAAGCAATATAAGACTTGTCATATCAATTGCAAAGAATTATCAGGGATCTGGGATGAATCTGCAAGATCTTGTCCAG GAAGGATGTCGAGGCCTTGTAAAAGGTGCTGAAAAGTTTGATGGTACCAAGGGTTTCAAATTCTCCACCTATGCTCATTGGTGGATTAAACAGGCTGTTCGGAAATCACTTTCTGATCAGTCAAGAACTATTCGCTTGCCA TTCCACATGGTGGAGGCGACTTACAGAGTGAAGGAGGCAAGAAAACAATTGTACAGTGAAAATGGAAGACAGCCTGATGATGAAGAAGTTGCTGAAGCAGCTGGGTTGTCTATGAAGAGGCTTACTGCTGTACTTTTGACTCCAAAAGCTCCCAGATCTCTGGAACAGAAGATTGGAATCAACCAAAATCTTAAACCTTCA GAAATAATTTCTGATCCTGACGCTGAAACAACTGAAGAACAGCTCCTTAAGCAATTCATGAAGAAGGACCTGCAAGAGGCACTGGACAGTCTTACTTTAAGGGAGAGACAGGTGGTAAGATGGAGATTTGGCATGGATGATGGAAGGACGAAGACCCTACAACAGATAGGGGAGATGATGGGTGTGAGTAGGGAGAGAATTAGGCAAATTGAGTCGAGTGCTTTTAAGAAGCTTAAGAACAAGAAGAGAACCAAACATTTCCAGCAGTATTTGGTTCCATAA